A single window of Microbacterium oryzae DNA harbors:
- a CDS encoding DNA-3-methyladenine glycosylase encodes MSDFHDVSREELLALPIEVAPRLLGGLLTTVVDGDEVTVRITEVEAYHGRGTGDVPDAGSHARMGPTARNATMWGEPGHLYVYLSHGIHSCANVVCGAAGTAGGVLLRAGEIVRGVDVARRRREERGVARTDRDLARGPGRLGDAIGLRHAAHNGIDLVDGAPQAGAVARLRLLDVPPVCEAGPRVGVAGEAGTSAFPWRFWIPGDPTVSPFRFGRGAADAERSLRF; translated from the coding sequence ATGAGCGACTTCCACGATGTGAGCCGCGAGGAGCTGCTCGCCCTGCCGATCGAGGTCGCGCCGCGACTGCTCGGGGGCCTGCTCACCACGGTCGTCGACGGCGACGAGGTGACGGTGCGCATCACCGAGGTGGAGGCGTACCACGGTCGGGGCACGGGCGACGTCCCCGACGCCGGATCGCATGCGCGGATGGGCCCGACCGCCCGCAACGCCACCATGTGGGGCGAGCCCGGCCACCTCTACGTCTACCTCAGTCACGGCATCCACAGCTGCGCCAACGTCGTCTGCGGCGCGGCGGGCACCGCCGGCGGAGTGCTGCTGCGCGCGGGCGAGATCGTGCGGGGAGTCGACGTCGCGCGGCGCCGCCGGGAGGAGCGAGGCGTCGCCCGCACCGACCGCGACCTCGCCCGCGGTCCGGGCCGCCTCGGTGACGCGATCGGCCTGCGTCATGCGGCGCACAACGGCATCGACCTCGTCGACGGCGCCCCGCAGGCGGGAGCGGTGGCACGCCTGCGGCTCCTCGATGTCCCGCCGGTCTGCGAAGCCGGTCCGCGCGTCGGCGTCGCCGGTGAAGCCGGCACGAGCGCCTTCCCCTGGCGGTTCTGGATCCCCGGAGACCCCACCGTCTCGCCCTTCCGGTTCGGTCGGGGCGCTGCCGATGCTGAGCGTTCCCTCCGTTTCTAG
- a CDS encoding TIGR03943 family putative permease subunit, with protein sequence MATARMAGARWLGVGLAAVLAAVTLGLAVTGRLQLYINPAQAWFAVGMAVLALAGAVWSCTLPLGAENDHGHDHGHGAADDPAHGDHAHGGDSARSTRTRRRTPRRLAGGALVVAGGVIASAVAVAALVLPPASLSVDLAMDRDTGTPPLFGGADTVTLAASGDTSSFGIGEWATVFATATNPDAYTGQEVTLTGFVTPDEETSGVRLGRLVITHCVIDAQPASIPVASGGAGLGADEADLEAGQWIEVEGTITADAAGALSVEPTAITPIDEPEDPYEY encoded by the coding sequence ATGGCGACGGCCCGGATGGCGGGAGCGCGCTGGCTGGGCGTCGGCCTGGCGGCGGTGCTCGCGGCGGTCACCCTGGGCCTCGCCGTCACGGGTCGCCTGCAGCTCTACATCAACCCTGCGCAGGCGTGGTTCGCGGTCGGGATGGCCGTGCTCGCGCTGGCGGGAGCGGTCTGGTCGTGCACGCTGCCCCTCGGCGCGGAGAACGACCACGGCCACGATCACGGGCACGGCGCGGCCGACGACCCTGCGCACGGCGACCACGCCCACGGCGGGGACTCCGCGCGCTCCACACGCACGCGCCGGCGGACGCCCCGCCGTCTCGCGGGCGGCGCGCTCGTCGTCGCCGGCGGCGTCATCGCCTCCGCGGTCGCGGTCGCCGCGCTCGTCCTCCCGCCCGCGTCGCTGTCGGTCGACCTCGCGATGGACCGCGACACCGGCACCCCGCCCCTCTTCGGCGGCGCCGACACCGTCACCCTCGCTGCGAGCGGCGACACCAGCTCGTTCGGGATCGGCGAGTGGGCGACCGTGTTCGCCACCGCCACCAACCCCGACGCGTACACGGGGCAGGAGGTCACGCTCACCGGGTTCGTCACCCCCGACGAGGAGACCTCGGGCGTGCGCCTGGGGCGGCTCGTGATCACGCACTGCGTCATCGACGCGCAGCCCGCTTCGATCCCCGTCGCCTCCGGGGGCGCCGGGCTCGGCGCCGACGAGGCGGACCTCGAGGCCGGGCAGTGGATCGAGGTCGAGGGGACCATCACGGCGGACGCCGCGGGGGCGCTGTCCGTCGAGCCGACCGCCATCACCCCCATCGACGAGCCGGAAGACCCGTATGAGTACTGA
- a CDS encoding TetR/AcrR family transcriptional regulator produces MPRTERAQLARDAILATGEDLMRDKGFVGLGLQEILGACGVPKGSFYHYFASKEAFGVAVLERHVERYLAAMQAVLDEQDGSARARIRHLAEAWAGQAGEASAERCLVVKLSAEVADFSEPLRCALDDGVRRVVDLLAAAVTAGYADGSIPERRPAADLGASLYQLWLGAALVDRLRRDREPFRSALLTTDILTS; encoded by the coding sequence ATGCCCCGGACCGAGAGAGCGCAGCTCGCGCGCGACGCCATCCTCGCGACCGGCGAGGACCTCATGCGCGACAAGGGCTTCGTCGGCCTGGGTCTGCAGGAGATCCTCGGCGCGTGCGGCGTGCCGAAGGGGTCGTTCTATCACTACTTCGCGTCCAAGGAGGCGTTCGGTGTCGCCGTGCTCGAGCGGCACGTCGAGCGCTACCTCGCGGCGATGCAGGCGGTTCTCGACGAGCAGGATGGCTCCGCTCGCGCGCGGATCCGCCACCTCGCGGAGGCGTGGGCAGGGCAGGCGGGGGAGGCGTCGGCCGAGCGCTGCCTGGTCGTGAAGCTGTCGGCCGAGGTCGCCGACTTCTCCGAGCCGCTGCGGTGCGCGCTCGACGACGGCGTCCGTCGCGTCGTCGACCTCCTCGCCGCCGCCGTCACCGCGGGATACGCCGACGGCTCCATCCCCGAGCGCCGACCCGCGGCGGATCTCGGCGCGTCGCTCTACCAGCTGTGGCTCGGCGCCGCGCTCGTCGACCGGCTCCGCCGCGACCGCGAGCCCTTCCGGTCCGCTCTCCTCACCACCGACATCCTCACCTCCTAG
- a CDS encoding Ig-like domain-containing protein, which translates to MSTDGPRRERAPRRRSRRFAGALLAVIGGLAVLAGGGAAVSLTQGPRVTSVEVDPDAAVEASGTRLVLTADQALSEIDPGQVTVSPETPFTIDAVGRMVGVRFTVPLDDATDYTVTIDDAESVGGGPAATLEASFTTPAAEIFLLQRNPDGDDTVFRSGLSGDEAVPVYSAPAIDDFRVSGEHLVVSVRKGDASALYVADLDGSDAREMTLPGEGTVTGLQVSTRGELVGYTYTDLALSETEGRASVLFTADLRDPEADPQPLLVGDEQPSIASWRFVPDASALLFVDFAGDLIVYDPAAAEPAPTALGTAFAIDAVSRGTYTAFVERLDAAGGVQLDLTTGEETPLVAPDEDLGQLGRVLPVPGGGTLRQYVRFGGDQLPEAQGAAYVDDEGAVTPLFEATGSDGLLQTCVSPSGRYAATLVAPDLRTNPYDSESLQPLPGELRTHIVEIATGEEVSVLSGFGISWCDVGPWDGAMG; encoded by the coding sequence ATGAGTACTGACGGACCCCGCCGCGAGCGCGCACCTCGTCGCCGCTCCCGCCGGTTCGCCGGCGCTCTGCTCGCGGTGATCGGCGGCCTCGCAGTCCTCGCCGGCGGCGGTGCCGCGGTCAGCCTCACGCAGGGACCCCGCGTGACCTCCGTCGAGGTCGACCCCGACGCCGCTGTGGAGGCATCCGGCACCCGTCTCGTGCTCACCGCCGACCAGGCGCTGTCGGAGATCGACCCGGGGCAGGTCACCGTCAGCCCGGAGACCCCGTTCACCATCGACGCGGTGGGGCGGATGGTCGGGGTGCGGTTCACGGTCCCCCTCGACGACGCGACCGACTACACCGTGACCATCGACGACGCCGAGAGCGTCGGCGGCGGCCCGGCGGCGACGCTCGAGGCGTCGTTCACGACCCCCGCGGCGGAGATCTTCCTGCTGCAGCGGAATCCCGACGGCGACGACACCGTGTTCCGCAGCGGCCTGTCGGGCGACGAGGCCGTGCCCGTCTACAGCGCGCCCGCGATCGACGACTTCCGCGTCTCCGGGGAGCACCTCGTCGTCTCCGTCCGCAAGGGGGACGCATCGGCGCTGTACGTCGCCGACCTCGACGGGTCGGACGCCCGGGAGATGACCCTCCCGGGCGAGGGCACCGTGACGGGCCTGCAGGTCTCCACGCGCGGAGAGCTCGTCGGCTACACGTACACCGACCTCGCGCTGAGTGAGACGGAGGGACGCGCGAGCGTGCTCTTCACCGCGGACCTCCGCGACCCGGAGGCCGACCCGCAGCCGCTCCTCGTCGGCGACGAGCAGCCGAGCATCGCGAGCTGGCGCTTCGTGCCCGACGCCTCGGCGCTGCTCTTCGTCGACTTCGCGGGCGACCTCATCGTCTACGACCCGGCGGCGGCCGAGCCCGCGCCCACCGCCCTCGGCACGGCGTTCGCGATCGACGCGGTGAGCCGCGGCACGTACACGGCGTTCGTCGAGCGCCTCGACGCCGCCGGCGGCGTCCAGCTCGACCTCACCACGGGCGAGGAGACGCCGCTCGTCGCACCGGATGAGGACCTCGGCCAGCTCGGACGGGTGCTCCCGGTGCCGGGCGGGGGCACGCTCCGGCAGTACGTGCGCTTCGGCGGCGACCAGCTGCCGGAGGCCCAGGGGGCGGCGTACGTCGACGACGAGGGCGCTGTGACCCCGCTGTTCGAGGCGACGGGGAGCGACGGCCTGCTGCAGACCTGCGTCTCGCCGAGCGGGCGCTACGCGGCGACGCTCGTCGCGCCGGATCTCCGCACCAATCCCTACGACAGCGAGTCGCTGCAGCCGCTGCCGGGCGAGCTGCGCACGCACATCGTGGAGATCGCCACGGGCGAGGAGGTCTCCGTGCTCTCCGGATTCGGCATCAGCTGGTGCGATGTGGGTCCTTGGGACGGAGCGATGGGATGA
- the rpmG gene encoding 50S ribosomal protein L33 — protein sequence MAKKAQDVRPIIKLRSTAGTGYTYVTKKNRRNNPDRLVLKKYDPVVRKHVDFREER from the coding sequence ATGGCGAAGAAGGCTCAGGACGTCCGTCCCATCATCAAGCTGCGTTCGACCGCGGGCACGGGCTACACGTACGTGACCAAGAAGAACCGCCGCAACAACCCCGACCGCCTCGTGCTGAAGAAGTACGACCCGGTCGTGCGCAAGCACGTCGACTTCCGCGAGGAGCGTTAA
- a CDS encoding zinc-binding dehydrogenase, translating to MRALTHSSFGEATDVLEVTEAPLPEPGAGQVRVRTVLTPIHNHDLWTIRGTYGFKPELPARAGTEALGVVDALGEGVDSLAVGQRVVTGGTFGVWAEAFVADAAGLIPVPEAIADETAAQLVAMPFSALSLLDFLEVQEGDWIAQNTANGAVGRLVAQFARARGVRVLGLVRRDAGIEELAAIGIHDVVSTEDEGWRERVEAILDGATPKAAVDSVGGSSAGDLLSLLGEGGTLVSFGAMGSGKLELSSGDLIFKQATVRGFWGNRVSASMAPEKRRALMGELFQRVGSGEVELPVEAVFSFDDAREAAAASAQPGRSGKVLLRP from the coding sequence ATGCGCGCACTCACCCACTCCTCCTTCGGCGAGGCGACCGACGTCCTCGAGGTGACCGAGGCTCCGCTTCCCGAGCCCGGCGCCGGGCAGGTGCGCGTGCGCACCGTGCTCACGCCCATCCACAACCACGACCTGTGGACCATCCGCGGCACCTACGGCTTCAAGCCCGAGCTGCCCGCCCGCGCCGGCACCGAGGCGCTCGGCGTCGTCGACGCGCTCGGCGAGGGCGTCGACTCCCTGGCGGTGGGGCAGCGCGTGGTGACCGGCGGGACCTTCGGCGTCTGGGCCGAGGCGTTCGTCGCCGACGCGGCCGGGCTCATCCCGGTGCCCGAGGCGATCGCCGACGAGACCGCCGCCCAGCTCGTGGCGATGCCGTTCAGCGCGCTGAGCCTGCTGGACTTCCTCGAGGTGCAGGAGGGCGACTGGATCGCGCAGAACACCGCCAACGGCGCCGTCGGCCGCCTCGTCGCGCAGTTCGCCCGGGCACGCGGTGTGCGCGTGCTGGGGCTGGTGCGGCGCGACGCGGGCATCGAGGAGCTCGCCGCCATCGGCATCCACGACGTCGTCTCCACGGAGGACGAGGGATGGCGCGAGCGCGTGGAGGCCATCCTCGACGGTGCGACGCCCAAGGCCGCGGTCGACTCGGTGGGCGGCTCGTCGGCGGGCGATCTCCTCTCGCTGCTCGGCGAGGGCGGCACGCTGGTGTCGTTCGGCGCGATGGGATCGGGGAAGCTCGAGCTCTCCTCCGGCGACCTCATCTTCAAGCAGGCCACCGTGCGGGGCTTCTGGGGCAACCGCGTGAGCGCGAGCATGGCGCCGGAGAAGCGTCGCGCTCTCATGGGCGAGCTCTTCCAGCGCGTGGGGTCGGGCGAGGTCGAGCTGCCGGTCGAGGCCGTGTTCTCCTTCGACGACGCGCGGGAGGCGGCAGCAGCCAGCGCGCAGCCGGGCCGCTCTGGCAAGGTGCTGCTGCGCCCCTGA
- the rpmB gene encoding 50S ribosomal protein L28, whose amino-acid sequence MAAVCQVTGAVPGFGHNVSHSHRRTKRRFDPNVQKKTYYVASLGRKVTLNVSAKGIKTIDARGIESVVKDLLAKGVKL is encoded by the coding sequence ATGGCTGCTGTGTGCCAGGTGACCGGTGCCGTTCCCGGCTTCGGTCACAATGTCTCGCACTCGCACCGACGGACGAAGCGCCGCTTCGACCCGAACGTGCAGAAGAAGACGTACTACGTCGCGTCGCTGGGCCGCAAGGTCACGCTGAACGTGTCGGCTAAGGGCATCAAGACCATCGACGCCCGTGGCATCGAGTCGGTCGTCAAGGACCTCCTCGCGAAGGGTGTGAAGCTCTAA